In a genomic window of Platichthys flesus chromosome 24, fPlaFle2.1, whole genome shotgun sequence:
- the LOC133949883 gene encoding erythroid membrane-associated protein-like encodes MKLLQEVEKAALEEAKKHQVNIELEDKGNPYVTIKDGIFRDKNHRDVTAVTCLTAIRGTPGYTSGQHYWEVSLESPNLEVKQSRWVGVTKATDFPLQGDAPSSTSNGFWFLSSSPERADSFQLNTEPKVLLPVRSRPRTVGVYLNYDGGELSFYDVEDESVIGSVTATFQGEVFTFFNPGKGDVSPMKILKRTEKGACDDMEQ; translated from the exons ATGAAGCTTTTACAGGAAG TTGAGAAGGCAGCTCTTGAAGAGGCTAAAAAGCATCAAG TAAATATTGAACTTGAGGATAAAGGAAATCCATACGTCACAATCAAAGATGGTATCTTCAGAGACAAGAACCATCGTGATGTAACAGCAGTTACCTGTCTCACAGCGATAAGGGGAACCCCTGGCTATACTTCAGGTCAACACTACTGGGAGGTTTCTTTGGAGAGTCCTAATTTAGAGGTTAAACAGTCCAGGTGGGTGGGGGTAACAAAGGCAACTGACTTCCCTCTGCAGGGTGATGCTCCTTCTAGCACATCAAATGGTTTCTGGTTCCTGTCGTCTTCCCCTGAGAGAGCAGACAGCTTTCAGCTAAACACAGAACCAAAGGTTTTACTGCCTGTTCGCTCAAGACCGAGAACAGTCGGTGTGTATCTGAATTATGACGGCGGAGAGCTTTCCTTTTATGATGTGGAAGATGAATCTGTCATTGGATCTGTCACTGCTACGTTCCAAGGGGAAGTCTTTACGTTTTTCAATCCTGGTAAAGGTGATGTATCACCTATGAAGATATTAAAGAGGACAGAAAAGGGTGCGTGTGATGACATGGAACAATGA